GCTGAGCAAGCCAATATGGATGCTGCTTTTCGATTAGAACATATCGGTGTGGCAATTGGTCCGGTGGTATCCATCTTTTATCTAAGTACATTACTGAGATTGAACCAGAACATGACCTTTTCCAAAATATTAAGTCCCCTGCATGCATTCGGACGAATGGCCCTGACCAATTATATTGCACAGACCATCATTTTGTTAGTGGTATACCAACTCATATTTGCAGATGCTGCTGTATCGTATATGGTGTCTACCCTTGTGTGCATTGGTATGGTTATTTTACAAGTCATCGCCAGTAATCTGTGGATGCGCTGGTACCAGTATGGGCCGCTGGAATGGGTATGGAGATGTGGTACCTATCTAAGTTTCATTCCGATCCGTAAAAAGCATTCTGAGCCACGTGTTCATGATACAAGGGCTAGAGGTTGACTCGTTTCCCTCGTTATAATCAAAGACGATCCACATCCGGTTGAACGGAAACGGATCGTCTTTTCTTTTTGGAACACGTATACCTTTTGTTTGAAGTTACAGATGACGCAGCTGTTTTTCTGCAAAATCGCCAACCCACGGCAGTTTTAGCCATTTCCCCTGCAAGCTGGTAACGACCATAATAAGCCAGACCACTACACCAAGCAGGGATAACAGCGATGCCACCAGTGGTCCGAACAACGGAAGGAAAGCTGATAATACATGCCCGACCATAATGATGCCAAAGACCGTTACAGATTGCAGCGCATGAAATAACACGAACCGACTCCGCTTCTCCACAGCGAGAAAGACAATCCCACCTACAAATGTAAACAGATAACAAAGCATACCGGCAATATTTTCATCCAGACCGCTAGACGATTTCATGGGGGACATCCGGTCCAGCCTCCTTTGACCTTTTTAACTAGGCTATGAGAGAGATGTATAGAACTGAACCGATGAATTAATTTGCCTGTGAACGGATGGGGATGCAACACATAGGAAAAAGCAAACAGGGGCAGAGTAAGCCATTGTACAGCTTACTCTGCCCCTATTGTCGTTTACGATTAATACGTTGCACGAACGAAATCGTTATCCGCCCTCGATCTGTCTGCGAGGGTTTGTAATCTTGCCCATTTTATCGGTGTCGTTTTCTTTGGGAACCAACCGCTCATCGGTTCGTCCTTCGTGATGATTATCATATGCATATTCGGTCAGTTTCCATTCCGACTTGCCAAGAACGGGATCGGCCGGGAAATGTTGCCCCCGGTGCAGATGTTCCTCACGTCCAGCTTCATTGATGTAAACTCCGTCTACTTCCACCTTTTCATGCGAAAGGGGCAGCATATCTTGTTCTTTGCGGTCCATGAGACGACGCCTCCTTTGGATACCAGTAATTTAACTGTATGGGTTGTCCGTGATAATATCCCCCGAATAGTTCAGTGTTATGCTGGATATATTAATTCCGTATAGAATGGTGGCAATCTTAAGATATGATTCGGAATTAAACTTTTTGGGCATGAAAACCGTTATATTTATTAGAGGAAATCGTCAAGTCGTAAGATACTTCCGAATATGCTACAATAAGATTATGATTCATTCCGAATCATATCGGGTATTTATAGTGTCAGGTACTTGCTTTCTAGCGAGGTTCCCGACCTAAAGCTTGCTTTAAGCCGCGCACACAACTTCATGGATGGCATTTAAGACTTATTCGGCATTCTCTAAACGGAGCATTCACTTTCAACGTTTTGGGAGGGAATTACAATGGCAACGAAAGGTCACAATGAGGTCAAAGAAAGTTTGAGGGAAATGACTCGGATTTTCCGTCCTAAAGATCCAAAAAAATTCGTGAAGGAGTACGTGAGAAAATACCGGATTACGGGTGGATATGAGGAAGAATTGACTTCTGTGGTTGAGCATGAGCTTGTCAAGATGGATTCTTCCGTGTCCTGAAACAACACACAACTCTGATTATACTGTTCCGATAATGAATAGAACCGTCTCTCGGGCGTTAAGCTCCGGAAGGCGGTTTTTTTTGCGTTCCTGCTGCATATATATGGGAGTACACCTACAGCGGGAAGGATGAATGCATGTGGACCCTATTTTGAAAACCAAAGAAGAGATTGGCTACATGCGGGAAGCAGGAAGAATTTTGTGGAGCTGTCACCAGCATATTGAGCAGTGGATGGTCCCTGGTATCACGACCGCAGCGATTAATGAGCGGGTGGAAGAGTTTCTGGCAGCACGAGGAGCCACACCGGAGCAAAAAGGGTACAAAGGATATCCGTACGCGACGTGTGCCTCTGTCAATGAAGTGGTCTGCCACGGATTTCCGGGGGAAGAGGAGTTGGCGAGCGGGGATGTAGTGACCATCGATATGGTGGTGAACAAAGACGGCTGGCTTGCTGACTCGGCCTGGACATATGGAATTGGTGAAACAAGCAGATCCATTCGCAAGCTGATGAGGCGCACGGAGAAGGCACTTGAGCGGGCGATTGCCCAGGCAGTTCCAGGGAATACACTCGGAGATATTGGAAGTGCCATTGAACGAACAGCCAGATTGTATCGGTACGGAATCGTGAAGCCTCTCATTGGTCATGGGATTGGTCAATATATTCATGAACCCCCAAATGTTCTGCCTTATGGCAAACGCAGAACGGGCACGATGCTCACCGAGGGCATGGTTATTACGATTGAACCAATCTTTACAAAAGGCAGTTCCGGGGCCGTTGTGTGGGATGAAGATGGATGGACGGTAAGGACGGTAGATGGCAGCTGGGGGGTCCAGTATGAGCATACGGTTGCGATTACTGGGAATGGCCCCTTGATTCTGACCGATGGTACGTGAGATGAAGTCAGTGAAGAAGAGGACTTGAGTTGAACTTTCTCCCAAATGCTCCATGCTGTTTTGAGCTTGAAGATAGCGGTATGGAGCGATAGGCATGTCTTCTGAATGGATATGGAAGAGGTTTTCCATAAATTCTGATCTTTCTTTTGCATAATAGCACATGTTTTCATTGTGAGAAAATTCACCAATAAATCGAGTTTTATCACCGAAATTTGGCAAAAATTTTCAAATGTAGAGTGTAATACTTTTAACTGAAATCGTTTGCAAATCAAGTTGTAGAGCGGTTTTTTACATAAAGTGAACAATTTGTGAACATGTGTCCAAAGATTGACAAAATCATACCATCAACTTATATTTAATAAGTGATTGAAGCATATAGAATGAATTGGAAGAATGCGCAGACATGCCCTGAGCAGGAAATCACGGGAGTACTGGAAGCGTTATTTTTCTAAGCGTTCTGTATGATGAAGAGGATTATGCGTATCGTGCTGAAACGTACCTTTTGTTGCCTTTCTACCGAACGACAACGGTAATCTACGAAAACGTAAAAAAGTGGGGTAGATCAATGATGAAACAGTGGCAGGTTGCAAAGCGAATTCTCCCCTTGCTGGCGGTGTTCTCTTTGCTGCTATCCGCATGCGGGCGGGAAGACTTGTCGGTAATGAAACCTCAGGGTCCTGTAGCGCAAGGCCAATATGATCTGATGAAGTTATCCATCGCGATTATGATCGTGGTGCTCATCATTGTATTTGCCATAGCGGCCTATGTTCTGATCCGGTTTCGTAGACGAGCTGGGCAGACTGAGATGCCCGAACAGGTTGAAGGTAATTTCAAGCTGGAAGTAATCTGGACAGCCATTCCGTTATTGCTGGTTATTGTTCTGGCAGTACCGACGGTCCAAACGATTTTTGCCCAAGGCGAAGATCTGTCCAATGACAAAAATGCACTTAAGGTCCAAGTCACCTCGCATCAGTACTGGTGGGAATTCACTTATCCTCAATATGACGTAACCACCGCTCAAGATCTCATCATCCCGACCGGAACAAAAATTGCATTCGAATTAAAAACCGCGGACGTGCTTCACTCCTTCTGGGTGCCGTCACTTGCGGGCAAAATGGACACAAACCCGGATGGAACACTTAACAAGTTCAGTTTCTCTGCACCGAATGAAGGCGTTTACCGTGGTAAATGTGCCGAATTATGTGGCAGATCGCATGCTTTCATGGAGTTTAAGGTAAAAGCAGTAAGTCAGGAATCCTTTGACAGATGGGTGAACCAGATGAAAGCACCCGCAGTCCTTCCTGAAGACACTCAATTGGCTGAAAAGTTCAAAACAAACTGCCTTTCTTGCCACGCTGTTGGTGATCAAGGTGGACCGGTTGCACCTAACCTGACGGGAATCGGCGGCAAGGAATCTGTCGCAGGCATTTTGCTGAATTCTCGCGAGGGACAGGAAGAAGGTAGTCCGGTACTGGATAACATGAAAGAATGGCTCCATGATCCACAATCCGTGAAGCCGGGCAATACCATGCCGAATCCCAAAGATCTTGGGTTGACGGATGAAGAAATCGACGGAATTGCCGAATATCTGGCCAACTACAAATTGGACTATGAATAGAACAGCAAGGACGAAGAAGGGGGTACACAACCTTGGCTCATGCGCATAGCGTCAAGAGGTACAGGGGCTTGATGGATTGGATCACCACCGTCGATCACAAAAAAATTGCCATTCTCTATTTGGTTGCGGGTGGATTTTTCTTTGGAATCGGCGGCATTGAAGCCATTTTGATTCGGATTCAACTGATGAAGCCTATGAATGATTTTGTATCGGCACAGGTCTTCAACGAATTGATTACAATGCATGGAACAACGATGATTTTCCTTGGTGTCATGCCACTTATTTTTGCCATTATGAATGCTGTCGTGCCTTTGCAGATCGGGGC
This Paenibacillus xylanexedens DNA region includes the following protein-coding sequences:
- a CDS encoding DUF4870 domain-containing protein; this encodes MSPMKSSSGLDENIAGMLCYLFTFVGGIVFLAVEKRSRFVLFHALQSVTVFGIIMVGHVLSAFLPLFGPLVASLLSLLGVVVWLIMVVTSLQGKWLKLPWVGDFAEKQLRHL
- the coxB gene encoding cytochrome c oxidase subunit II: MMKQWQVAKRILPLLAVFSLLLSACGREDLSVMKPQGPVAQGQYDLMKLSIAIMIVVLIIVFAIAAYVLIRFRRRAGQTEMPEQVEGNFKLEVIWTAIPLLLVIVLAVPTVQTIFAQGEDLSNDKNALKVQVTSHQYWWEFTYPQYDVTTAQDLIIPTGTKIAFELKTADVLHSFWVPSLAGKMDTNPDGTLNKFSFSAPNEGVYRGKCAELCGRSHAFMEFKVKAVSQESFDRWVNQMKAPAVLPEDTQLAEKFKTNCLSCHAVGDQGGPVAPNLTGIGGKESVAGILLNSREGQEEGSPVLDNMKEWLHDPQSVKPGNTMPNPKDLGLTDEEIDGIAEYLANYKLDYE
- the map gene encoding type I methionyl aminopeptidase, which encodes MHVDPILKTKEEIGYMREAGRILWSCHQHIEQWMVPGITTAAINERVEEFLAARGATPEQKGYKGYPYATCASVNEVVCHGFPGEEELASGDVVTIDMVVNKDGWLADSAWTYGIGETSRSIRKLMRRTEKALERAIAQAVPGNTLGDIGSAIERTARLYRYGIVKPLIGHGIGQYIHEPPNVLPYGKRRTGTMLTEGMVITIEPIFTKGSSGAVVWDEDGWTVRTVDGSWGVQYEHTVAITGNGPLILTDGT